In Symmachiella dynata, the following are encoded in one genomic region:
- a CDS encoding Ppx/GppA phosphatase family protein codes for MSTGEEHVVGFIDLGTNSARLLVVRSHPDRAYSELNRLKEVVRLGEGEFIANVLQPQAMHRAALVCRKFVEMAQGYDAENIVAVATSASRDARNKDVFLKRLRREAGVDVRIISGKEEARLIYLGVSSGLKLGDEKALFIDIGGGSTEIIVGNQQEYFYLDSLNLGAIRLFTKFFSPLETGPVTQRRYKKIQRHVRQSSVRTIQRVKPLKFSRAVGSSGTLINLAEIAAKLCHPSGSGSVDVLTRADLKTVVAHLCGLSVEERAKVPGINPERADIIIPGAAIIDTLMEDLNLSEIRISDRGLREGMPIDYLSGSGDGEWMDHRTFRKRSILQLGHSCGFEEAHAKHVAELALQLFDSSKAAGLHKLGESERELLEYAGLLHDVGIFLSYRRHRAHSYYFIRNAELLGFDETEIAVMAVTVLYHHKSYPRRKHPQFAELDKRHRRVVRILCVLLRLAESLDRTHGQVVKQVEFRPKDKKTTQLNVTAAGDCQLEIGELQNHTWSFKKTFKKRLVLSLNGVEIDEPTNTDPQTVSS; via the coding sequence TTGAGTACTGGTGAGGAACATGTTGTTGGGTTTATCGATCTGGGGACAAACTCCGCGCGGCTGTTGGTTGTCCGTTCGCATCCCGATCGTGCCTATTCGGAGTTAAACCGGCTCAAGGAAGTGGTGCGGCTCGGAGAAGGGGAGTTTATCGCCAACGTGCTGCAACCACAGGCGATGCATCGCGCAGCTTTGGTGTGCCGGAAATTTGTGGAAATGGCACAAGGTTACGATGCTGAGAATATTGTGGCCGTTGCAACATCGGCCAGCCGCGATGCCCGCAATAAGGATGTGTTTCTCAAACGGTTACGACGAGAAGCGGGTGTGGATGTCCGTATTATTTCCGGCAAGGAGGAAGCGCGGCTGATTTATTTAGGCGTTTCCAGCGGCTTGAAACTGGGAGATGAGAAGGCGCTGTTCATCGACATTGGCGGCGGCAGTACGGAAATCATCGTTGGCAACCAACAGGAGTACTTTTATCTGGATTCCCTCAATTTGGGGGCGATCCGGTTATTTACAAAGTTTTTCTCGCCGTTGGAAACCGGTCCGGTCACGCAGCGACGGTATAAAAAAATTCAGCGTCATGTGCGTCAATCGTCGGTGCGGACGATACAGCGGGTCAAGCCGTTGAAATTCAGTCGCGCAGTCGGCAGTTCGGGCACGCTGATCAATCTGGCGGAAATCGCGGCCAAGTTATGTCATCCGAGCGGCAGCGGCTCGGTTGACGTTTTGACACGGGCCGATTTGAAAACAGTCGTCGCCCATTTATGCGGCTTGTCGGTCGAAGAGCGAGCCAAGGTGCCGGGGATCAATCCTGAGCGGGCCGACATCATCATCCCCGGGGCGGCGATCATCGACACGTTGATGGAGGATTTGAATCTGTCCGAGATCCGCATCAGTGATCGCGGACTGCGCGAAGGAATGCCGATTGATTACCTCTCCGGCAGCGGCGACGGCGAGTGGATGGACCATCGCACGTTTCGCAAACGAAGCATTTTGCAGTTAGGGCATTCGTGCGGATTCGAAGAAGCCCACGCCAAGCACGTTGCGGAACTGGCGCTACAATTGTTCGACAGTAGCAAAGCGGCCGGCCTGCACAAGCTGGGTGAATCCGAACGGGAACTGCTGGAGTATGCCGGTCTGTTGCACGATGTGGGGATCTTTTTGTCCTATCGCAGGCACCGCGCGCATTCCTATTATTTCATCCGCAATGCCGAGCTTTTAGGATTCGATGAAACGGAAATTGCCGTCATGGCCGTCACCGTGTTATATCACCACAAATCGTATCCCCGCCGGAAACATCCCCAATTCGCCGAGTTGGATAAACGACATCGCCGCGTGGTACGGATTCTGTGTGTGCTGTTGCGATTGGCCGAAAGCCTGGATCGCACGCATGGCCAAGTTGTGAAACAGGTCGAGTTTCGGCCGAAAGACAAAAAAACGACACAATTAAACGTGACGGCTGCGGGAGACTGCCAATTGGAAATCGGTGAACTCCAGAATCATACGTGGTCGTTCAAGAAAACTTTCAAAAAACGTTTGGTTCTGAGCCTCAATGGCGTCGAAATCGACGAACCAACGAATACTGATCCGCAAACGGTGTCGAGTTGA
- a CDS encoding alpha/beta hydrolase produces MRRGGMRLAILLSVLCGLTGRSWAEEKTSVDTTRGDRMLKAYFRTETAKISDVSLKDIKTAEDWKAHRELFHAQLQEMLGLDPLPEKTPLEAVVTGTVQHEEFTVEKVQFQSRPGLYVTGNLYLPKNLDKPAPTILYVCGHGKVKKNGISYGNKTHYQHHGAWFARNGYVCLMIDTLQLGEIEGLHHGTHNKGMWWWNARGYTPAGVEAWNCVRAIDYLQSRKEVDPERIGATGRSGGGAYTWWISALDERIKVAVPVAGITDLENHVVDGVVEGHCDCMFMVNTYRWDYAQVAALVAPRPLLISNTDKDRIFPLDGVVRVHEQVRNIYDLLGAGDKLGLQIVEGPHADTQVLRIHAFQWFDRFLKGDSPLIETAATKFFTPEQLRVFEENPTDEKNTTIHETFTQTADLPESITTDSQWTAARDGWLTALREKSFRAWPQEETADARSLDLKPAFSVARDGVHFSAYDFTSQENIELRLYVTYREGLKPSELDLVVMNVLDEAGWKDFLAMMRPQFAEQLAGEQLPEGDKKAFAEQRDMFKSFKWGMAYIAPRGVGPTIWNQNKKKNTHIRRRFMLLGQTIDGMRVWDIRRAAQALEAIKGFQDVPLWLQAHGHSAGLALYASLFEPAVKRLDLYNLPTSHHDGPTFLNVLRYLDVPQAVTMAAENTQVRIYDGEAAHWQFAADTAKNLGWDEKQLQIRKPPQK; encoded by the coding sequence ATGCGGCGTGGCGGTATGCGATTGGCCATTTTATTGAGTGTCTTGTGCGGATTGACGGGGCGGAGTTGGGCGGAAGAGAAAACCAGCGTCGACACCACGCGGGGCGACCGCATGCTCAAGGCGTACTTCCGCACCGAAACCGCGAAGATTTCCGACGTCTCTTTAAAGGACATCAAAACCGCCGAGGACTGGAAAGCTCATCGCGAATTGTTCCATGCCCAACTGCAGGAAATGCTCGGCCTCGATCCGTTGCCGGAAAAAACGCCTCTGGAGGCAGTCGTTACCGGCACGGTGCAGCATGAAGAGTTCACCGTCGAGAAAGTGCAGTTCCAATCGCGCCCCGGTTTGTACGTCACGGGCAATTTGTATCTTCCCAAGAACCTCGACAAACCAGCGCCGACGATTCTCTACGTCTGCGGACACGGTAAAGTCAAAAAGAACGGCATCAGCTACGGCAACAAGACACACTACCAACACCACGGTGCATGGTTCGCCCGCAACGGCTATGTCTGCTTGATGATCGACACGTTGCAGTTGGGTGAAATCGAAGGACTGCACCACGGAACGCACAACAAGGGCATGTGGTGGTGGAATGCTCGCGGCTATACGCCGGCGGGAGTGGAAGCCTGGAACTGCGTCCGCGCGATCGATTACTTGCAATCGCGCAAGGAAGTCGATCCGGAGCGGATCGGAGCGACGGGACGTTCCGGCGGCGGCGCTTATACGTGGTGGATTTCCGCTCTGGATGAACGAATCAAAGTCGCCGTGCCGGTGGCCGGCATTACCGATTTGGAGAATCATGTCGTCGATGGCGTCGTCGAGGGGCATTGTGACTGTATGTTCATGGTCAATACCTATCGCTGGGACTACGCCCAGGTGGCCGCTCTGGTCGCTCCACGGCCACTATTGATTTCCAACACCGACAAGGACCGGATCTTCCCGCTCGACGGCGTGGTGCGCGTGCACGAGCAGGTCCGCAACATCTACGACTTACTCGGAGCCGGAGATAAACTCGGTCTGCAAATTGTCGAAGGGCCGCACGCCGACACGCAGGTGCTGCGGATCCATGCGTTTCAATGGTTCGATCGCTTTCTCAAAGGGGATTCACCGCTGATCGAAACGGCAGCAACAAAATTCTTCACACCGGAACAGTTGCGCGTTTTTGAAGAAAACCCAACCGACGAGAAAAACACGACCATCCACGAAACTTTTACCCAAACAGCAGACCTACCCGAGTCGATCACGACCGATTCGCAATGGACGGCTGCCCGCGATGGTTGGCTGACGGCGCTACGGGAAAAATCATTCCGCGCCTGGCCCCAAGAAGAGACCGCCGATGCCAGATCGCTCGACCTAAAACCGGCCTTTTCCGTCGCTCGCGACGGCGTGCACTTTAGCGCTTATGATTTCACCTCGCAGGAGAATATCGAACTTCGGTTGTATGTCACGTATCGTGAGGGCTTAAAGCCGAGTGAACTGGATCTGGTCGTGATGAACGTTCTCGACGAAGCGGGCTGGAAGGATTTCCTGGCAATGATGCGTCCGCAGTTTGCCGAGCAACTGGCAGGAGAACAACTGCCCGAAGGTGACAAAAAGGCATTTGCGGAACAACGCGATATGTTCAAAAGCTTCAAGTGGGGTATGGCCTATATCGCTCCGCGTGGCGTTGGTCCCACGATCTGGAATCAAAACAAGAAGAAGAATACACACATTCGCCGACGGTTCATGTTATTGGGACAAACCATTGACGGCATGCGAGTCTGGGACATCCGCCGTGCAGCACAAGCCTTGGAAGCGATCAAGGGATTCCAAGACGTGCCGCTGTGGTTACAAGCACACGGCCATTCGGCGGGACTGGCGTTGTATGCGTCGCTGTTTGAACCGGCGGTGAAGCGGTTGGATCTCTATAACCTGCCCACATCGCATCACGACGGTCCGACGTTCCTCAATGTGCTGCGTTATTTGGACGTCCCACAAGCGGTCACTATGGCTGCCGAGAACACCCAAGTGCGAATTTACGACGGCGAAGCTGCCCATTGGCAATTCGCAGCGGACACCGCCAAGAATCTGGGCTGGGATGAGAAGCAATTGCAAATCCGCAAACCTCCTCAAAAGTAA
- a CDS encoding MJ0042-type zinc finger domain-containing protein: MQPFSFQCPHCAALLRVKDSTLVGREVPCPDCGEAFRLAYDGQHVSILDVPSVTSENAPTEQALAPTHAHATAATMDDEGAGNADWWKEPHVIAWAVAAVFGICMAVVIATDSAPSRVENVAATKAALAAAPKEKAPDVPLENDEGDKDESGENNDNVEPTLSLLDAPGVDAKGQLTRLGQLIQQQRQNTGHFPLGTRGSGEPTERFSWLAHLSAQSSGRELAPRWDQSWSDVVNQRFVRRRMPVFLNPDLEQLVGENGFPASHFVGIAGVGDDAATLPVSHERAGVFGYDRKTTEADVKDGLAQTMMVAGVQSRLGSWAAGGPATVRGFVDEPYINGPDGFGSGQEDGMWVLMADGSVKFHSTQTDAAILRSEAAMTDAYYREHPPQVIAANEEPVKDKTTEEKEGDETPPANDVSIDELTQIVDEIAETEKQQRAEKEAAAKPPPLTDKQIHARLDQPVLRYRSGDGATFGPVFEELAEMVAVPLDYDVRRWKDEKKIWDHPVQLEYEDVTVGEVFEQLLESVGLGATIGGGKIVIREVNKK, translated from the coding sequence ATGCAACCATTTTCGTTTCAATGTCCGCACTGTGCCGCATTGCTGAGGGTCAAGGATAGTACACTGGTCGGTCGCGAAGTTCCTTGCCCCGATTGCGGCGAAGCGTTCCGGTTAGCCTATGACGGCCAGCACGTATCAATCTTAGATGTCCCGTCGGTGACGAGCGAGAATGCGCCGACTGAACAAGCACTGGCCCCAACGCACGCTCACGCAACCGCCGCAACAATGGACGACGAAGGTGCGGGCAATGCCGATTGGTGGAAAGAGCCGCATGTGATTGCTTGGGCCGTTGCTGCCGTCTTTGGAATCTGTATGGCGGTCGTCATCGCCACCGACTCGGCTCCATCGCGCGTCGAGAATGTCGCAGCAACCAAGGCCGCGCTGGCCGCCGCACCCAAGGAAAAGGCACCGGACGTTCCCCTTGAGAACGACGAGGGGGATAAAGATGAAAGTGGCGAGAACAACGACAACGTCGAGCCGACACTTTCGTTGTTGGACGCACCGGGGGTTGATGCGAAAGGGCAATTAACTCGCCTTGGCCAATTGATTCAGCAACAGCGGCAGAACACCGGACATTTTCCACTAGGGACGCGTGGCTCCGGCGAGCCTACCGAGCGGTTTAGTTGGTTAGCGCACTTATCCGCACAATCCTCGGGGCGCGAATTGGCACCCCGTTGGGACCAATCCTGGAGTGATGTGGTGAACCAACGTTTTGTACGACGTCGCATGCCGGTGTTTTTGAATCCTGACTTGGAGCAATTGGTGGGTGAGAATGGTTTTCCCGCTAGTCATTTTGTGGGCATCGCAGGTGTGGGGGATGATGCCGCGACACTTCCTGTGTCGCACGAGCGCGCGGGGGTTTTTGGCTATGACCGGAAAACCACCGAGGCGGATGTCAAAGACGGATTGGCCCAGACCATGATGGTGGCGGGTGTTCAGTCCCGCTTGGGCTCTTGGGCGGCCGGTGGTCCGGCGACGGTGCGGGGATTTGTTGACGAGCCGTATATCAACGGGCCTGATGGGTTTGGCAGCGGTCAAGAGGACGGGATGTGGGTATTGATGGCCGATGGCAGTGTGAAGTTTCATTCCACACAAACCGATGCCGCCATTTTGCGAAGCGAAGCGGCGATGACTGATGCCTATTACCGCGAACATCCGCCACAAGTGATCGCCGCCAACGAAGAACCGGTGAAAGATAAAACGACTGAGGAAAAAGAAGGCGACGAGACCCCGCCGGCCAATGACGTTTCGATTGATGAATTGACCCAGATCGTCGATGAAATCGCGGAAACGGAGAAACAACAGCGCGCCGAAAAAGAGGCGGCCGCAAAACCGCCTCCACTGACCGACAAACAGATCCACGCACGCTTGGACCAACCGGTGCTCCGGTACCGATCGGGTGACGGGGCTACGTTCGGTCCGGTGTTTGAAGAACTCGCGGAAATGGTGGCTGTCCCGTTGGATTACGACGTTCGTCGCTGGAAGGATGAGAAAAAGATTTGGGACCACCCAGTGCAGTTGGAGTATGAAGATGTGACGGTGGGAGAAGTTTTTGAGCAGTTGCTTGAATCTGTCGGTTTGGGTGCGACAATTGGGGGTGGGAAGATCGTGATTCGAGAAGTGAACAAAAAATAA
- a CDS encoding alpha/beta hydrolase-fold protein, with protein MPRDIYRGQLLLSWVVVLLVLQQADLGSALADEKVSISTAQKEKHDVRLHTVTSPYQAGETQIRVLLPRERKPEEKLKVLYVLPVEAGNGQRWGDPVAEIVKHDLHIQHHLICVFPTFSTLPWYADHPSDPTIRQESYFTNVVVPFVEQAYPADATPDGRLLVGFSKSGYGAYSLLLRHPELFSKAAAWDAPLMVAQPNQYGMGPIFGTQENFENYRVTSLLKNRAPLLQKTPRLILAGCGGFQEQHIAAHALMDELKIKHLYRDGPKREHSWNSGWLPEAVGLLLESP; from the coding sequence ATGCCACGTGACATTTATCGCGGACAGTTGCTGCTGAGTTGGGTGGTGGTATTGCTAGTCCTGCAGCAAGCAGATTTGGGATCCGCACTGGCAGACGAGAAGGTTTCGATTTCCACGGCGCAGAAGGAGAAGCACGACGTACGTCTCCACACTGTGACCTCTCCCTACCAAGCTGGCGAAACGCAAATTCGCGTCTTGCTGCCGCGCGAGCGAAAACCAGAGGAGAAGCTCAAGGTATTGTACGTCTTGCCGGTGGAGGCGGGGAACGGGCAGCGCTGGGGGGACCCCGTGGCGGAAATCGTGAAACACGATTTGCACATTCAGCATCATCTGATTTGTGTGTTCCCCACGTTTTCGACGCTCCCATGGTATGCCGATCATCCTAGTGATCCAACGATTCGTCAGGAGTCCTATTTCACAAACGTCGTCGTCCCTTTTGTGGAACAAGCCTACCCGGCGGATGCGACTCCGGACGGGCGGCTGTTGGTGGGTTTCAGCAAATCAGGCTACGGGGCCTATAGCCTGTTGTTGCGGCATCCGGAACTCTTCAGCAAGGCGGCCGCGTGGGATGCCCCGCTGATGGTCGCTCAGCCGAACCAATACGGAATGGGACCGATATTTGGCACACAGGAGAATTTTGAAAACTACCGTGTGACGTCACTCCTGAAAAATCGCGCCCCGCTGTTACAAAAAACACCCCGGCTGATCCTCGCCGGCTGCGGCGGATTCCAAGAACAGCACATCGCTGCTCACGCTCTGATGGACGAATTGAAAATCAAACATCTCTACCGCGACGGCCCGAAACGGGAACATTCCTGGAACAGCGGATGGCTGCCCGAAGCAGTCGGCTTGCTGCTGGAATCGCCATAG
- a CDS encoding (2Fe-2S)-binding protein, protein MSPALELDDTICYCFHVSKRKIVNYIRIHNLKRPSQVSQCGGAGTGCGWCVSYLKRYFEAAAATNEPGNESQTAEEYAEQRAAYIAAGNGTPPAGAIPLPGTSAPDADSIA, encoded by the coding sequence GTGAGTCCGGCTTTGGAACTCGACGATACAATTTGCTACTGTTTCCACGTGAGCAAGCGGAAGATTGTCAACTACATCCGCATTCACAACTTGAAACGTCCCAGCCAAGTCAGCCAGTGCGGCGGCGCGGGAACGGGCTGTGGTTGGTGTGTTTCGTATTTGAAACGATACTTTGAGGCGGCTGCCGCAACCAACGAGCCGGGCAATGAGTCGCAGACAGCTGAGGAATATGCGGAACAACGAGCCGCATACATCGCTGCTGGAAACGGAACGCCACCCGCCGGCGCGATTCCGCTTCCGGGGACGTCCGCGCCCGACGCAGATTCGATCGCTTGA
- a CDS encoding peroxiredoxin-like family protein produces MKQDATKTCTMAAVTNTGENLADLSQTRPLLVVFLRHSGCPFCREALAEIAEKRDTIQHAGVGIVLVHMYDDEFAANYFAKYGLDDLPRISDPECEVYREFGLQRGSHRQVAGPRVWWRGMVATIFKRHGVGRMIGDVLQMPGAFIVHHGEIVRSFEYKTSADRPDYGEFATCDLPGAQDS; encoded by the coding sequence ATGAAACAGGATGCTACGAAAACTTGCACGATGGCGGCCGTTACCAATACCGGTGAGAACCTTGCCGATTTGTCACAGACACGCCCGTTGCTGGTTGTCTTCTTGCGGCACAGTGGTTGTCCCTTTTGTCGTGAAGCCCTGGCGGAAATCGCAGAGAAACGCGACACGATTCAACACGCCGGCGTGGGCATCGTGTTGGTTCACATGTACGACGACGAGTTCGCTGCGAACTATTTCGCCAAGTACGGATTGGACGATCTGCCCCGCATCAGCGATCCCGAGTGCGAGGTCTACCGCGAATTTGGACTACAACGCGGGAGTCACCGGCAAGTCGCCGGTCCGAGGGTCTGGTGGCGAGGGATGGTGGCCACAATATTCAAACGCCACGGCGTGGGCCGCATGATCGGCGACGTCCTACAAATGCCGGGCGCTTTTATCGTGCATCACGGCGAAATCGTGCGCAGTTTTGAATACAAAACGTCCGCCGACCGCCCGGACTATGGGGAATTCGCTACGTGTGACTTGCCTGGTGCTCAGGACTCTTAG
- a CDS encoding ABC transporter ATP-binding protein — protein MGEVEVPVLHDVDLEIYAGEIMVIVGPSGSGKSTLLNIIGGIDSPTAGDVLFQDRDLAQLNERELTAYRREHVGFVFQFYNLVPTLTARENVLVSTEISRTPLDVDEVLEMVGLGDRKDHFPSQLSGGEQQRVAIARALAKDPTLLLCDEPTGALDLSTGRMVLELLDRLCTELGKTVVLITHNNPISHLAHRVVKLGQGTIAEARVNTERRSPHDIQW, from the coding sequence ATGGGCGAAGTCGAAGTGCCCGTGTTGCACGACGTCGACTTGGAGATCTACGCCGGCGAGATCATGGTCATCGTCGGTCCGTCGGGATCGGGTAAAAGCACGCTGTTGAACATCATCGGTGGGATTGATAGCCCCACTGCGGGCGACGTTTTATTCCAAGACCGCGATTTGGCCCAGCTCAACGAGCGGGAATTGACCGCCTATCGCCGCGAGCATGTGGGTTTCGTGTTTCAATTCTACAATCTTGTGCCGACGTTGACGGCCCGCGAAAACGTGCTGGTTTCCACCGAAATTTCTCGAACACCGCTGGACGTAGACGAAGTGTTGGAAATGGTGGGACTGGGCGATCGCAAAGATCATTTCCCTTCACAGCTTTCCGGTGGCGAGCAACAACGCGTGGCGATTGCCCGCGCTCTGGCCAAGGATCCGACGTTGCTGCTTTGTGACGAACCAACCGGCGCGCTCGATTTGTCAACGGGACGCATGGTGCTGGAGCTATTAGACCGGTTGTGTACAGAGTTAGGCAAAACGGTCGTGTTAATTACGCACAACAACCCCATCTCGCACTTGGCACATCGGGTGGTCAAACTCGGGCAGGGGACGATTGCCGAGGCCCGCGTGAATACTGAGCGAAGGTCACCGCACGATATTCAATGGTAG
- a CDS encoding GNAT family N-acetyltransferase has product MAIHYREETADDQRAIHQVNTAAFGQPAEGNLVDLLRNDGLVVVSYVAISSDTVVGHILFSELPIETEQTTIPAVALAPMAVLPQFQRQGIGSELVQRGLDICRERGQQAVIVLGHPDYYPRFGFSPELAERISSPFSGEAFMALELVAGVLENVQGQVTYPPPFFSV; this is encoded by the coding sequence ATGGCAATTCACTATCGCGAAGAAACCGCGGACGATCAGCGAGCGATCCACCAAGTCAATACGGCGGCGTTCGGCCAGCCTGCTGAAGGGAACCTCGTTGACCTATTGCGGAACGACGGCTTGGTCGTTGTCTCTTATGTGGCCATCTCGAGCGACACGGTTGTCGGACATATCCTCTTTAGTGAACTGCCAATTGAAACTGAACAAACGACGATACCCGCGGTGGCGTTGGCTCCCATGGCGGTCTTGCCGCAATTCCAAAGGCAGGGCATTGGTTCTGAATTAGTACAGCGCGGTTTGGATATCTGCCGGGAACGGGGACAACAGGCGGTGATTGTTTTGGGGCATCCCGATTACTACCCGCGATTCGGCTTTTCACCCGAGTTGGCCGAACGGATCTCCTCGCCATTTTCCGGCGAAGCCTTCATGGCGCTCGAACTAGTTGCGGGAGTCCTGGAAAATGTCCAAGGGCAGGTTACCTATCCGCCGCCGTTTTTTTCGGTGTGA